The Streptococcus oralis Uo5 genome includes a window with the following:
- a CDS encoding YbaB/EbfC family nucleoid-associated protein, which produces MINMQNMMRQAQKLQKQMEQSQAELAAMEFVGKSAQDLVQATLTGDKKVVSIDFNPAVVDPEDLETLSDMTAQAINAALEQIDETTKKKLGAFAGKLPF; this is translated from the coding sequence ATGATAAACATGCAAAACATGATGCGCCAAGCACAAAAACTTCAAAAACAAATGGAACAGAGCCAAGCAGAACTCGCTGCCATGGAATTTGTTGGAAAATCAGCTCAGGACCTTGTCCAAGCAACCCTAACTGGAGACAAAAAAGTTGTCAGCATTGACTTCAACCCAGCAGTTGTAGATCCAGAAGATCTCGAAACCCTTTCTGACATGACTGCGCAAGCAATTAACGCTGCTCTTGAACAAATTGATGAAACGACTAAGAAGAAACTAGGAGCTTTCGCTGGAAAATTGCCTTTCTAA
- a CDS encoding glycerophosphoryl diester phosphodiesterase membrane domain-containing protein, producing the protein MKPEKPKKLGFRKIYYNLDKILFLFFLIFMMVEFVWLPLNSWIAGMLLRQTGYLFISYNNFWAIIQGSPFISLAFLILIAINLLVAYFQICLLFIGARHLLYHEKRTLIEYSRKVFHQSFLFVKRLSFCKMAFVFFYIAMLFPFIRKILKIYYLNKIIIPDFIVNYWEGKHWLVGLIFIASAWILLYISVRFMFALPKILFERKTVRESVKYSLQKTKKNVLFFSWHLLLIIIKTYFFFFGLLIPLLFAQAVMDNLTQKESLILGVINFVLIKNFHYMTLTYFLVKFVSFLTGEELEIMPRRKKDHLMRWGVMGCASIFFAIEGYVYLESPDTNTPLVISHRGVSNKNGVQNTVQSLEKTAQLKPDLIEMDVQETKDGQFVMMHDANLKNLTGINATPQDLTLDELTNTDIYENGYQTKISSFDVYLERANALNQKLLIEIKTSKKDSPQMMDHFLEKYGATIKKYGHQMQSLDYHVIDKVLTYDSEIPVYFILPYNSIFPRTKATGYTMEYSTLDEYFVNKLWTTDQRLYVWTVNGSEAFDKAVRLGADGMITDDLEMVQSQVTTAQDDPEYTELLLKKAMEFFDF; encoded by the coding sequence ATGAAACCTGAAAAACCTAAAAAGCTAGGTTTTAGGAAGATATACTATAACCTAGATAAGATTTTATTTCTATTTTTCTTGATATTTATGATGGTTGAGTTTGTCTGGCTACCATTGAATTCATGGATTGCTGGCATGCTTCTGAGACAAACTGGTTACTTGTTTATCTCCTACAATAACTTTTGGGCGATTATACAAGGCTCGCCTTTTATCAGTTTAGCCTTTCTTATCTTAATTGCAATCAATCTCCTGGTTGCCTATTTCCAGATCTGTCTTTTGTTTATCGGGGCTCGTCACCTTCTCTATCATGAAAAGAGAACTTTAATTGAGTACAGTAGAAAAGTATTTCACCAGAGCTTTCTATTCGTTAAGCGATTGAGCTTTTGTAAGATGGCTTTTGTCTTTTTTTACATTGCTATGCTTTTCCCGTTCATCCGTAAGATCTTAAAAATCTATTACCTCAACAAAATTATTATCCCGGATTTTATTGTGAATTATTGGGAAGGTAAGCATTGGCTGGTAGGACTGATTTTCATAGCATCCGCTTGGATCTTACTCTATATTTCTGTCAGATTTATGTTTGCCCTGCCTAAGATTCTCTTTGAAAGAAAGACAGTAAGAGAAAGTGTGAAATATAGTCTCCAAAAGACGAAGAAAAACGTTCTTTTCTTCTCTTGGCATCTTTTACTCATTATCATTAAAACCTATTTCTTCTTCTTTGGTTTGTTAATTCCCTTGCTTTTTGCGCAAGCAGTGATGGATAATCTAACTCAAAAAGAATCCTTGATTCTCGGTGTGATTAATTTTGTCTTGATTAAAAATTTCCATTATATGACTCTGACTTATTTCCTAGTGAAGTTTGTTTCCTTCCTGACAGGAGAAGAGCTAGAGATCATGCCAAGGCGAAAGAAAGATCATCTGATGAGATGGGGTGTTATGGGGTGTGCAAGCATCTTCTTTGCGATAGAAGGCTACGTTTATCTGGAATCTCCGGATACCAATACACCTTTAGTGATTTCGCACAGAGGAGTAAGTAATAAAAACGGTGTTCAAAATACTGTGCAGTCTTTAGAAAAAACAGCTCAACTAAAACCAGATCTCATCGAAATGGATGTTCAGGAAACGAAAGACGGTCAGTTCGTGATGATGCACGATGCCAACCTCAAAAATTTAACAGGTATTAATGCTACACCGCAAGATTTGACTCTGGATGAATTAACAAATACAGATATTTACGAGAATGGTTATCAAACAAAGATTTCAAGCTTTGATGTCTATTTAGAACGAGCAAATGCTTTAAACCAAAAATTGCTGATTGAGATTAAGACCAGTAAAAAAGATAGTCCGCAAATGATGGACCATTTCCTCGAAAAGTATGGGGCGACTATCAAGAAATATGGACATCAGATGCAATCACTAGACTACCATGTGATTGATAAAGTGTTGACTTATGATTCTGAAATTCCAGTTTACTTCATTCTCCCCTATAACAGTATCTTCCCAAGAACCAAGGCAACGGGTTATACTATGGAGTACTCAACTTTGGATGAATACTTTGTCAATAAACTCTGGACAACTGATCAGAGACTCTATGTTTGGACCGTAAATGGTTCGGAGGCATTTGATAAAGCTGTTCGCCTCGGCGCAGATGGCATGATAACTGATGATCTTGAAATGGTCCAGTCACAAGTCACAACGGCTCAAGACGATCCGGAATATACGGAATTACTCTTAAAGAAAGCAATGGAATTCTTTGACTTCTAA
- a CDS encoding 3'-5' exonuclease has product MEKLRDYISFDLEFNQHEGVTHLIQVSAVRFQDGQESAAFDSYVYTTAPLKSFINGLTGITAETLKDAPKVEQVLKDFQAFVGDLPIVGYNAAKSDLPILLEHGIDYRDQYKVDLYEEAFERRSSDLHGIANLKLQTVANFLGFHGKSHNSLEDARMTARVYEAFLESDEGKLLIDDQSSFSMNNPFGGLDLSQFLD; this is encoded by the coding sequence ATGGAAAAATTAAGAGATTATATCTCCTTTGATTTGGAATTCAATCAACACGAGGGGGTTACCCATTTAATTCAAGTATCGGCAGTCCGCTTTCAAGATGGACAAGAAAGTGCTGCTTTTGATTCTTATGTTTATACTACAGCCCCTTTAAAGAGTTTTATCAATGGTTTGACTGGAATCACAGCTGAAACCTTGAAAGATGCGCCAAAGGTAGAACAAGTTTTAAAGGACTTTCAAGCATTTGTTGGTGACTTACCTATCGTTGGTTACAATGCAGCTAAGAGTGATTTGCCTATTCTCTTGGAGCACGGTATTGATTATCGTGACCAGTATAAGGTTGATCTATATGAGGAGGCTTTTGAACGCCGTAGTTCTGATCTACACGGCATAGCCAATCTTAAATTGCAAACTGTAGCGAATTTTTTAGGATTTCACGGGAAGTCTCATAATAGTTTAGAAGATGCCCGCATGACGGCGCGTGTTTACGAAGCTTTTTTGGAATCGGATGAAGGAAAGCTATTAATAGATGACCAGAGTAGTTTTTCTATGAATAATCCTTTCGGTGGCTTAGATTTATCCCAATTTTTAGACTAG
- the rocS gene encoding chromosome segregation protein RocS, protein MSIEMTVSEIAEVLGLSRQAINNRVKELPEEDTKKNDKGVTVVTRSGLIKLEEIYKKTIFEDEPVSDDVKQRELMEILVDEKNAEILRLYEQLKAKDQQLTEKDEQMRIKDRQIAEKDKQLDQQQQLTLQAMKDQETLKLELDQAKEEVQATKKGFFARLFGGK, encoded by the coding sequence ATGAGTATTGAAATGACCGTCAGTGAGATTGCAGAGGTCTTAGGATTATCTCGTCAAGCAATCAACAATCGTGTCAAAGAACTTCCAGAAGAGGACACGAAAAAAAATGACAAAGGTGTAACTGTAGTTACTCGAAGTGGCTTAATCAAGCTAGAAGAAATCTACAAAAAAACGATTTTTGAAGATGAACCAGTCAGTGATGATGTCAAACAACGCGAACTGATGGAAATCTTGGTCGATGAGAAGAATGCTGAAATTCTTCGATTGTACGAGCAACTCAAGGCCAAGGACCAGCAGTTGACAGAAAAAGATGAGCAGATGCGCATCAAAGACCGTCAGATTGCAGAAAAGGACAAACAGTTGGATCAACAGCAACAGTTAACTCTTCAAGCTATGAAGGATCAAGAAACCTTGAAACTCGAGTTGGACCAAGCAAAAGAAGAAGTCCAAGCAACCAAAAAAGGCTTTTTTGCTCGCCTTTTTGGAGGAAAATAA
- a CDS encoding 5'-methylthioadenosine/adenosylhomocysteine nucleosidase, producing the protein MKIGIIAAMPEELVYLTQNLDKPQEVQILGNTYYTGSVGNTEVVLVQSGIGKVMSAMSVAILADHFQVEAIINTGSAGALAEGIAVGDVVIADRLAYHDVDVTAFGYAYGQMAGQPLYFESDKKFIARIKENLSQLELTWHLGLIATGDSFIAGEDKIASIKSHFPDVLAVEMEGAAIAQAAQALGLPFLVIRAMSDNANHEASISFDEFIIEAGRRSAQVLLAFLKALD; encoded by the coding sequence ATGAAAATTGGAATCATTGCTGCCATGCCAGAAGAACTCGTATATTTAACTCAGAATTTGGATAAACCTCAAGAAGTCCAAATTCTCGGAAATACTTACTACACTGGCTCTGTTGGCAATACAGAAGTCGTTCTAGTTCAGAGTGGGATTGGGAAGGTCATGTCGGCTATGAGTGTAGCTATTCTAGCTGACCATTTTCAGGTAGAAGCTATCATCAATACAGGATCAGCAGGTGCTCTTGCCGAAGGGATTGCTGTTGGTGATGTCGTGATTGCAGATAGACTAGCTTACCATGATGTGGATGTGACTGCTTTTGGTTATGCTTATGGCCAAATGGCTGGTCAACCTCTTTACTTTGAATCTGATAAGAAGTTTATCGCTAGGATTAAAGAAAACTTATCTCAGTTAGAACTGACCTGGCATCTAGGCTTGATTGCTACAGGAGATAGCTTTATAGCTGGGGAGGATAAGATTGCTAGTATCAAATCCCACTTTCCAGATGTTTTAGCTGTTGAAATGGAGGGTGCAGCCATTGCTCAAGCGGCTCAGGCCCTTGGCCTACCTTTCTTAGTCATTCGTGCTATGAGTGACAATGCCAATCACGAAGCTTCTATCTCATTTGATGAGTTTATCATTGAAGCTGGACGTCGTTCTGCCCAAGTCTTACTAGCCTTTTTAAAGGCCTTGGATTAA
- the macP gene encoding cell wall synthase accessory phosphoprotein MacP, which translates to MGKPLLTDEMIERANRGEKISGPPLQDDEETKILPTSSQHFGYSRSRDHGFSQDTLTIEVEPTIHKSRRIENTKRNVFNSKLNRILFAVILLLILLILAMKLL; encoded by the coding sequence ATGGGAAAACCTTTATTAACAGACGAAATGATTGAACGTGCCAACCGAGGTGAGAAAATCTCAGGACCACCTCTTCAAGATGATGAGGAAACAAAGATCCTACCAACGTCTTCACAACATTTTGGTTATTCACGCTCTAGAGACCACGGTTTTAGTCAAGATACCTTAACAATCGAAGTAGAGCCAACGATTCATAAGAGTCGCCGCATTGAGAATACCAAGAGAAATGTTTTTAATTCGAAACTCAATCGTATCTTGTTTGCAGTCATCCTACTTTTGATTTTGTTAATTTTAGCGATGAAACTCTTGTAA
- a CDS encoding NUDIX hydrolase gives MEFEEKTISRKEIYQGPIFKLVQDQVELPEGKGTAQRDLIFHNGAVCVLAVTAEDKIVLVKQYRKAIEAVSYEIPAGKLELGENADPMAAALRELEEEVAYTAKLELLYDFYSAIGFCNEKLKLYLASDLVKVENPRPQDDDETLEVLEVSLEEAKNLIQSGHICDAKTIMAIQYWELQKK, from the coding sequence ATGGAATTTGAAGAAAAAACGATTAGTCGGAAGGAAATCTATCAAGGTCCTATTTTCAAACTAGTACAAGATCAGGTGGAACTACCAGAAGGAAAGGGTACTGCCCAACGTGACTTGATTTTTCACAATGGAGCTGTTTGTGTACTAGCTGTGACAGCTGAGGACAAAATCGTTCTCGTTAAGCAATACCGAAAGGCTATCGAGGCGGTTTCTTATGAGATTCCTGCTGGTAAACTTGAACTTGGTGAAAATGCTGATCCAATGGCGGCGGCACTTCGTGAATTGGAAGAAGAAGTTGCCTACACGGCTAAGTTAGAACTATTGTACGATTTTTATTCTGCGATTGGATTTTGTAATGAAAAACTAAAACTCTACCTCGCTAGTGATTTGGTCAAGGTGGAAAATCCTCGCCCACAAGATGATGATGAAACCTTGGAAGTCCTAGAAGTAAGCCTAGAGGAAGCCAAGAACCTGATCCAGTCAGGTCATATCTGTGATGCCAAGACCATTATGGCGATCCAGTACTGGGAACTACAAAAGAAATAG
- the glmU gene encoding bifunctional UDP-N-acetylglucosamine diphosphorylase/glucosamine-1-phosphate N-acetyltransferase GlmU: MSNYAIILAAGKGTRMKSDLPKVLHKVAGISMLEHVFRSVGAIQPEKTVTVVGHKAELVEQVLAGQTDFVTQSEQLGTGHAVMMAEPILQNRTGHTLVIAGDTPLITGESLKNLLDFHINHKNVATILTAEAADPFGYGRIVRNDNAEVLRIVEQKDASDFEKQIKEINTGTYVFDNERLFEALKNINTNNAQGEYYITDVIGIFRNVGEKVGAYTLKDFDESLGVNDRVALATAEAVMRRRINQKHMVNGVSFVNPEATYIDIDVEIAPEVQIEANVTLKGQTKIGAETILTNGTYIVDSTVGAGAVITNSMIEESTVADGVTVGPYAHIRPGSSLASQVHIGNFVEVKGSSIGENTKAGHLTYIGNCEVGSNVNFGAGTITVNYDGKNKYKTVIGNNVFVGSNSTIIAPVELGDNSLVGAGSTITKNVPADAIAIGRGRQVNKDEYATRLPHHPKNQ, from the coding sequence ATGTCAAATTATGCCATTATTTTAGCAGCGGGTAAAGGTACTCGCATGAAATCAGATCTTCCAAAGGTACTTCATAAAGTAGCTGGAATTTCGATGTTGGAACATGTTTTTCGTAGTGTTGGTGCTATTCAACCTGAAAAAACAGTCACTGTAGTTGGTCACAAGGCTGAGCTAGTTGAGCAAGTATTGGCAGGTCAGACAGACTTTGTTACCCAATCAGAACAACTAGGAACTGGGCATGCTGTCATGATGGCGGAGCCTATTCTCCAAAATCGTACTGGCCACACCTTGGTTATCGCTGGGGATACTCCTCTGATCACAGGTGAAAGTTTGAAAAACCTCTTGGATTTCCATATCAACCACAAAAATGTGGCAACTATTTTAACAGCTGAAGCAGCTGATCCTTTTGGATATGGTCGAATTGTCCGCAACGATAACGCAGAAGTTCTTCGTATTGTTGAGCAAAAAGATGCCTCTGACTTTGAAAAGCAAATCAAGGAAATCAATACAGGAACTTATGTATTTGACAATGAACGTCTTTTTGAAGCTCTTAAAAACATCAACACCAACAATGCCCAAGGTGAGTACTATATTACTGACGTGATTGGTATTTTCCGTAATGTGGGTGAGAAGGTTGGGGCCTATACTCTCAAGGATTTTGATGAAAGTCTTGGGGTAAATGACCGTGTGGCTCTTGCGACCGCGGAAGCAGTGATGCGTCGTCGTATCAATCAAAAGCACATGGTTAATGGTGTTAGCTTTGTCAATCCTGAAGCAACTTACATTGATATTGATGTCGAGATTGCACCTGAAGTCCAAATCGAAGCCAACGTTACCTTGAAAGGTCAAACGAAGATTGGTGCGGAGACTATTTTAACAAATGGAACTTATATCGTAGATAGTACCGTTGGAGCTGGGGCCGTGATTACCAACTCCATGATTGAGGAAAGTACAGTTGCAGATGGCGTAACTGTCGGCCCCTATGCCCATATCCGTCCAGGTTCAAGCTTAGCTTCCCAAGTTCACATTGGAAACTTTGTTGAAGTAAAAGGATCTTCAATCGGTGAAAATACCAAGGCGGGTCATTTGACCTATATAGGAAACTGTGAAGTGGGTAGCAACGTTAATTTTGGTGCGGGAACTATTACAGTCAACTACGATGGCAAAAATAAATACAAAACTGTCATTGGCAATAATGTCTTTGTTGGATCAAACTCAACTATTATTGCTCCTGTAGAACTTGGGGATAATTCTCTGGTTGGAGCGGGATCAACCATTACCAAGAATGTTCCTGCTGATGCCATTGCTATCGGCCGTGGACGACAAGTCAACAAAGATGAGTACGCAACACGCTTACCTCATCATCCCAAGAACCAGTAG
- a CDS encoding glycoside hydrolase family 25 protein — protein MGKKIHPAIIFTLFTIFIAILILNRPTYEDHPVKSKPNAVQVENQALHNLDKPIIDVSGWQRPEEINYDTLSQNISGVIVRVHNGAQHTETNNAAHANGVDKAYKNHISEFQKRNVPVAVYAYLASPSKEEMEKAAEVFYNAASPYNPSYYWLDVEEKTMSDMNEGVEAFRAKLEALGAKNIGIYIGVYFMQEHSINTDKFSAVWIPSYGTDSGYFETTPNTDLDYDLHQYTSKGRIAGFEHHLDINLISTLKEKEETFRKLFLRP, from the coding sequence ATGGGAAAAAAGATTCATCCAGCTATTATTTTTACTTTATTTACTATATTTATAGCTATTTTGATCCTCAATAGACCAACTTATGAAGACCATCCTGTCAAGTCAAAACCCAATGCAGTCCAGGTTGAAAATCAGGCCTTGCATAATCTTGACAAGCCTATCATTGATGTCTCTGGTTGGCAAAGACCTGAGGAAATCAACTACGATACCTTGTCTCAAAATATTTCTGGTGTTATTGTTCGTGTCCACAATGGGGCTCAGCATACTGAAACAAATAATGCCGCCCATGCCAATGGTGTCGATAAAGCCTATAAAAATCACATTTCAGAATTTCAAAAGCGGAATGTTCCAGTTGCTGTTTATGCCTATCTAGCTAGCCCCAGCAAGGAAGAAATGGAAAAAGCTGCTGAGGTTTTCTACAATGCTGCTTCTCCATACAACCCTAGTTACTACTGGCTTGATGTTGAAGAAAAAACAATGTCTGATATGAACGAAGGTGTTGAAGCTTTTCGAGCTAAACTAGAAGCTCTTGGCGCTAAAAATATCGGAATTTACATTGGTGTTTATTTCATGCAAGAGCATAGTATCAATACAGATAAGTTCTCTGCTGTCTGGATTCCATCTTATGGAACAGATTCAGGTTACTTTGAAACCACGCCTAATACTGATTTAGACTATGACCTCCATCAATATACTTCAAAAGGAAGAATTGCTGGATTTGAACATCATTTAGATATTAATCTCATTTCTACCTTGAAGGAAAAAGAAGAAACCTTCAGAAAACTATTTTTAAGACCATAA
- a CDS encoding DUF368 domain-containing protein, protein MFSWIARVIKGIVIALGFILPGISGGVLAAILGIYERMISFLAHPFKDFKENVLYFIPVAIGMLLGIGLFSYPIEYLLENYQVYVLWSFAGAIIGTVPSLLKESTRESDRDKIDLVWFWTTFILSGLGLYALNFVVGSLSASFASFILAGALLALGVLVPGLSPSNLLLILGLYAPMLTGFKTFDLFGTFLPIGIGAGATLIIFSKLMDHALNNYHSRVYHFIIGIVLSSTLLILIPNAGSAESIQYTGLSIVSYVLIAFFFALGIWLGIWMSQLEDKYK, encoded by the coding sequence ATGTTTTCATGGATTGCAAGAGTTATTAAAGGAATCGTCATCGCCTTAGGATTTATCCTACCCGGAATTTCTGGCGGTGTTTTAGCAGCTATTTTGGGAATTTACGAGCGAATGATTAGCTTTCTGGCTCATCCCTTTAAGGATTTTAAAGAGAATGTCCTATACTTTATCCCAGTAGCAATCGGGATGTTGCTAGGCATTGGTTTGTTTTCTTATCCAATCGAGTATCTGCTAGAAAATTACCAAGTCTATGTTTTATGGAGTTTTGCTGGAGCTATCATCGGTACAGTTCCTAGCCTCCTTAAAGAATCTACTCGAGAATCTGATCGTGACAAGATTGACCTAGTCTGGTTCTGGACTACCTTTATCCTTTCAGGCCTAGGACTCTACGCGCTAAACTTTGTTGTTGGTTCTCTCAGTGCTAGTTTCGCTAGTTTCATCTTAGCGGGTGCTCTTTTAGCTCTAGGTGTCTTGGTGCCTGGTTTAAGTCCGTCAAATCTACTCTTGATTTTAGGGCTGTACGCTCCAATGCTAACTGGTTTTAAGACCTTTGATTTATTCGGTACTTTTCTTCCTATCGGAATTGGTGCAGGTGCAACCCTCATCATTTTTTCAAAATTAATGGACCATGCCTTGAACAACTACCACTCCCGTGTTTATCACTTTATTATTGGAATTGTGCTATCAAGCACCCTCTTGATTTTGATTCCAAATGCTGGAAGTGCTGAAAGTATCCAATACACTGGACTTTCTATCGTGAGTTATGTTCTCATCGCCTTCTTCTTTGCACTTGGCATTTGGCTTGGTATCTGGATGAGTCAATTGGAGGATAAGTATAAATAA
- a CDS encoding aminoacyl-tRNA deacylase, which yields MAKKVKIKKTLVEQILTKAGIDHTGIQINALEGELPSEYDRTHIFKTLALLGDKTGPIIGIVPITAHLAEKKLAKVSGNKKVSMIPQKDLEKTTGYIHGANNPVGIRQKHNYPIFIDQTALDLDKMIVSAGEVGHSIIIRPQDLASFVKADFADILEENN from the coding sequence ATGGCAAAGAAAGTTAAGATTAAAAAAACCTTGGTCGAACAAATCTTGACCAAGGCGGGTATTGACCATACTGGTATTCAAATCAACGCGCTTGAGGGAGAACTTCCTTCGGAATATGATCGAACTCACATCTTTAAAACCTTGGCTCTATTAGGAGACAAAACGGGGCCAATCATCGGAATCGTTCCCATAACAGCACACCTCGCTGAGAAAAAACTAGCAAAGGTTTCTGGTAATAAAAAAGTAAGCATGATTCCTCAAAAAGACCTAGAAAAAACGACAGGCTATATTCATGGGGCTAATAACCCCGTCGGCATTCGCCAAAAACATAATTATCCCATTTTTATTGATCAGACTGCTTTGGATTTAGACAAAATGATTGTCTCTGCTGGAGAAGTCGGGCACAGTATCATCATCCGACCTCAAGACTTAGCCAGCTTTGTAAAAGCGGACTTTGCTGACATCTTGGAGGAAAACAACTGA
- a CDS encoding histidine phosphatase family protein, which produces MKLYFVRHGRTVWNLEGRFQGASGDSPLLPESIDVLKQLGQYLKEIPFDTIYSSDLPRAVKSAEIIQSQLQAPCPLKSIPDLREWQLGKLEGLKIATLNAIYPQQIKAFRSNLAQFDTRMFEAESLYSTTQRTIRFIKSLKESPAERILIVGHGANLTASLRTLLGYKEAHLRKDGGLANASLTVLETNDFESFTLERWNDTSYQRK; this is translated from the coding sequence ATGAAACTCTATTTTGTCCGTCATGGTCGGACTGTCTGGAATCTTGAAGGACGTTTTCAAGGTGCTAGCGGCGACTCTCCCCTTCTTCCAGAGTCCATTGACGTTTTAAAACAACTGGGGCAGTATCTCAAGGAAATTCCTTTTGATACGATTTATTCTAGTGATTTACCCAGAGCAGTTAAGTCTGCTGAAATTATCCAAAGTCAACTCCAGGCCCCTTGTCCTTTAAAAAGCATTCCTGACCTACGTGAATGGCAACTTGGAAAACTAGAGGGATTAAAAATCGCTACGCTCAATGCCATCTACCCACAACAAATCAAGGCCTTTCGCTCTAATCTGGCCCAGTTTGATACGAGGATGTTTGAAGCCGAATCTCTCTACTCTACGACTCAGCGTACTATTCGATTTATCAAATCTCTGAAAGAAAGTCCGGCTGAAAGAATTTTGATTGTCGGGCATGGGGCAAATCTCACTGCTAGTCTACGCACTCTATTAGGTTATAAAGAGGCTCACCTTCGCAAAGATGGGGGCTTGGCAAATGCTAGTCTGACAGTTTTAGAGACCAATGATTTTGAATCCTTCACTCTGGAAAGATGGAATGACACTTCCTATCAAAGAAAATAA
- the lysS gene encoding lysine--tRNA ligase — protein MSTEHMEELNDQQIVRREKMAALREQGIDPFGKRFERTANSQELKDKFAELDKEQLHDLNETATIAGRLVTKRGKGKVGFAHLQDREGQIQIYVRKDEVGEENYEIFKKADLGDFLGVEGEVMRTDMGELSIKATHITHLSKALRPLPEKFHGLTDVETIYRKRYLDLISNRESFERFVTRSKIISEIRRYLDQKGFLEVETPVLHNEAGGAAARPFITHHNAQNIDMVLRIATELHLKRLIVGGMERVYEIGRIFRNEGMDATHNPEFTSIEVYQAYADFQDIMDLTEGIIQHAAKAVKGDGPVNYQGTEIKINEPFKRVHMVDAIKEITGVDFWQDMTFEEAKAIAAEKKVPVEKHYTEVGHIINAFFEEFVEETLIQPTFVYGHPVAVSPLAKKNPEDERFTDRFELFIMTKEYGNAFTELNDPIDQLSRFEAQAKAKELGDDEATGIDYDYIEALEYGMPPTGGLGIGIDRLCMLLTDTTTIRDVLLFPTMK, from the coding sequence ATGTCTACAGAACATATGGAAGAACTAAATGACCAGCAGATCGTTCGCCGTGAAAAAATGGCTGCGCTCCGTGAACAAGGAATCGATCCCTTCGGAAAACGTTTTGAACGTACTGCTAACTCTCAAGAACTAAAAGACAAATTTGCAGAACTTGATAAAGAACAATTACATGATTTAAACGAAACTGCTACTATCGCTGGACGTTTAGTAACTAAACGTGGAAAAGGAAAAGTTGGCTTTGCCCATCTTCAAGACCGAGAAGGTCAAATCCAGATCTACGTTCGTAAAGACGAAGTCGGTGAAGAAAACTACGAAATCTTTAAAAAGGCTGACCTCGGTGACTTCCTTGGTGTCGAAGGTGAAGTGATGCGTACAGATATGGGAGAACTTTCTATCAAGGCAACTCACATCACTCACTTGTCTAAAGCACTTCGCCCGCTTCCTGAGAAATTCCACGGTTTGACTGACGTTGAAACAATTTACCGTAAACGTTACCTTGACTTGATTTCTAACCGTGAAAGTTTTGAACGCTTTGTCACTCGTTCAAAAATCATCTCTGAAATCCGTCGTTATCTTGATCAAAAAGGTTTCCTTGAAGTGGAAACACCTGTTCTTCATAATGAGGCTGGTGGTGCTGCTGCTCGTCCATTTATCACTCACCACAATGCCCAAAACATTGACATGGTGCTCCGTATCGCGACTGAGCTTCACTTAAAACGTCTCATCGTTGGTGGTATGGAACGTGTCTATGAAATTGGCCGTATCTTCCGTAATGAAGGAATGGACGCCACTCATAACCCTGAGTTTACTTCTATCGAGGTTTACCAAGCTTATGCAGATTTCCAAGATATCATGGACTTGACGGAAGGTATCATCCAACACGCTGCTAAGGCAGTTAAGGGGGATGGTCCAGTAAACTATCAAGGGACTGAAATCAAAATCAACGAACCATTTAAACGTGTTCACATGGTAGATGCTATCAAGGAAATTACTGGTGTAGACTTCTGGCAAGACATGACTTTCGAGGAAGCTAAAGCTATCGCTGCTGAGAAGAAAGTTCCAGTTGAAAAACATTACACTGAAGTTGGTCACATCATCAATGCCTTCTTTGAAGAATTTGTTGAAGAAACCTTAATCCAACCAACTTTTGTCTACGGACATCCAGTAGCTGTGTCTCCACTCGCTAAGAAAAATCCTGAAGACGAACGCTTTACTGACCGTTTCGAGCTCTTTATCATGACTAAGGAATACGGTAATGCATTTACCGAGTTGAACGACCCAATCGATCAGCTTAGCCGTTTTGAAGCTCAAGCTAAAGCTAAAGAACTTGGTGATGATGAAGCAACAGGTATCGATTACGACTACATCGAGGCTCTTGAATACGGTATGCCACCAACAGGTGGTTTGGGTATCGGTATCGACCGTCTCTGCATGCTCCTCACTGATACAACTACTATCCGTGATGTATTGCTTTTCCCGACAATGAAATAA